One Hypomesus transpacificus isolate Combined female chromosome 6, fHypTra1, whole genome shotgun sequence DNA segment encodes these proteins:
- the dio3b gene encoding iodothyronine deiodinase 3b isoform X2 — MRLPFCLPGCITSAGTKMQETAGAQMLRALKHSALCLMLLPRFLLAALMLWLLDFLCIRRKVLQKMGEQTGGPDDPPVCVSDSNKMFTLESLRAVWYGQKLDFFKTAHLGLFAPNTEVVQLQEQKKVRILDYMRGRRPLILNFGSCSUPPFMTRLAAFQRVVNQYADIADSLLVYIEEAHPADGWVSSDAPYQIPKHRCLEDRLKAAQLMHSEVLGCSVVVDTMDNSSNAAYGNCYHCTQPTLFCSSVQQQEYSANINLV, encoded by the exons ATGCGATTGCCTTTTTGCTTGCCCGGCTGCATCACCTCTGCAGGCACCAAGATGCAGGAGACTGCAGGTGCCCAAATGCTGAGGGCTTTAAAGCATTCAGCCCTTTGCCTGATGCTACTGCCACGCTTCCTTCTGGCAGCGCTCATGCTGTGGCTTCTAGATTTTTTGTGCATCAGGAGAAAGGTGTTGCAAAAAATGGGAGAGCAGACTGGTGGACCTGACGACCCGCCGGTGTGCGTATCCGACTCGAACAAAATGTTCACCCTGGAGTCTCTCAGAGCCGTGTGGTACGGCCAGAAATTAGACTTTTTCAAAACGGCGCACCTTGGACTTTTTGCGCCCAACACTGAAGTGGTACAGCTTCAAGAGCAAAAAAAGGTACGAATCCTAGACTacatgagagggaggagaccgCTTATCTTAAACTTCGGGAGTTGTTCTTGACCACCGTTCATGACGCGCCTTGCCGCGTTTCAGCGCGTCGTCAATCAGTACGCGGACATTGCCGACTCCCTTCTGGTTTACATTGAGGAGGCGCATCCGGCGGACGGCTGGGTGAGCTCAGACGCGCCCTATCAGATCCCCAAACACCGGTGTTTGGAGGACAGACTGAAAGCGGCTCAGCTGATGCACTCGGAAGTGCTCGGGTGCAGCGTGGTGGTGGATACTATGGACAACTCGTCCAACGCTGCATATGG AAACTGTTATCACTGCACACAGCCTACGTTGTTTTGCTCCAGTGTCCAGCAGCAGGAATATTCAGCAAATATCAATCTTGTTTAA
- the dio3b gene encoding iodothyronine deiodinase 3b isoform X1, which produces MRLPFCLPGCITSAGTKMQETAGAQMLRALKHSALCLMLLPRFLLAALMLWLLDFLCIRRKVLQKMGEQTGGPDDPPVCVSDSNKMFTLESLRAVWYGQKLDFFKTAHLGLFAPNTEVVQLQEQKKVRILDYMRGRRPLILNFGSCSUPPFMTRLAAFQRVVNQYADIADSLLVYIEEAHPADGWVSSDAPYQIPKHRCLEDRLKAAQLMHSEVLGCSVVVDTMDNSSNAAYGAYFERLYVLREERVVYQGDRGPEGYRISELRNWLEQYRNGLQNSRTVVLHV; this is translated from the coding sequence ATGCGATTGCCTTTTTGCTTGCCCGGCTGCATCACCTCTGCAGGCACCAAGATGCAGGAGACTGCAGGTGCCCAAATGCTGAGGGCTTTAAAGCATTCAGCCCTTTGCCTGATGCTACTGCCACGCTTCCTTCTGGCAGCGCTCATGCTGTGGCTTCTAGATTTTTTGTGCATCAGGAGAAAGGTGTTGCAAAAAATGGGAGAGCAGACTGGTGGACCTGACGACCCGCCGGTGTGCGTATCCGACTCGAACAAAATGTTCACCCTGGAGTCTCTCAGAGCCGTGTGGTACGGCCAGAAATTAGACTTTTTCAAAACGGCGCACCTTGGACTTTTTGCGCCCAACACTGAAGTGGTACAGCTTCAAGAGCAAAAAAAGGTACGAATCCTAGACTacatgagagggaggagaccgCTTATCTTAAACTTCGGGAGTTGTTCTTGACCACCGTTCATGACGCGCCTTGCCGCGTTTCAGCGCGTCGTCAATCAGTACGCGGACATTGCCGACTCCCTTCTGGTTTACATTGAGGAGGCGCATCCGGCGGACGGCTGGGTGAGCTCAGACGCGCCCTATCAGATCCCCAAACACCGGTGTTTGGAGGACAGACTGAAAGCGGCTCAGCTGATGCACTCGGAAGTGCTCGGGTGCAGCGTGGTGGTGGATACTATGGACAACTCGTCCAACGCTGCATATGGAGCCTATTTCGAGAGACTCTATgtgctgagagaggagagagtcgtGTACCAAGGGGACCGGGGCCCAGAGGGATACCGGATTTCTGAGCTCAGAAACTGGCTCGAGCAATACAGGAATGGTCTCCAGAATTCCAGAACAGTGGTGCTCCACGTCTAA